A single genomic interval of uncultured Desulfobacter sp. harbors:
- a CDS encoding sigma-54 dependent transcriptional regulator produces the protein MSVVPFKILIVEDDVTLNRGLVHVIKKMGYDVYSTKSGEQALKQIKQHSFDLVISDLKLPGIDGKQILKAAKKYDADIMFIMITAYGTVDTAVSAMKEGAEDYILKPFDMEELKVVVKKTLEKKSLLIDNIHLKRQLKQEYSFDNIIGNSPSMLEVFKTIHHVKDSKSTVLIRGETGTGKELVAKAIHYNGDRAAKPYIPVNCAAINENLMSSELFGHVKGAYTGAISDKQGFFEAADGGTLFLDEIGDIGKGLQQSLLRALESGEIRPVGSFKRKIVQVRIIAATNRNLEDMVEKGCFREDLYYRLNVVTISLPPLRERIEDIALLAFYFLKRYAAQNNKQIDQISYDALKLMEKYNWPGNVRELENIIERATLFEESPALTVESLPCIFRHSVSRNPRRNINSLDQMNRTHIEDVLESTGGNKTEASKILGINRSTLYRIMKRFKI, from the coding sequence ATGAGTGTGGTTCCGTTTAAAATATTAATCGTGGAAGATGATGTGACTTTAAACAGAGGCTTGGTACATGTCATTAAAAAAATGGGGTACGATGTATATTCCACAAAGTCCGGAGAACAAGCCCTGAAACAGATCAAGCAACATTCATTTGATTTGGTGATTTCAGATTTAAAACTGCCTGGCATTGACGGTAAGCAGATTTTAAAAGCAGCAAAAAAATACGATGCCGATATCATGTTTATCATGATCACGGCATATGGCACAGTAGATACAGCCGTTTCTGCCATGAAAGAAGGGGCTGAAGATTATATTCTTAAACCCTTTGATATGGAAGAACTTAAAGTTGTAGTCAAAAAGACGTTGGAGAAGAAATCTCTGCTCATCGATAATATCCATTTAAAACGTCAGTTAAAACAGGAATATTCCTTTGATAATATCATAGGGAACAGCCCTTCAATGCTGGAGGTTTTTAAAACTATCCACCATGTAAAAGATTCCAAAAGCACAGTACTGATTCGTGGCGAAACCGGAACCGGAAAAGAGCTGGTGGCAAAGGCCATACATTATAATGGAGACAGGGCGGCAAAACCCTACATCCCGGTGAATTGTGCCGCAATCAATGAAAATTTGATGAGCAGTGAATTATTCGGACATGTTAAAGGCGCATATACCGGAGCGATATCGGATAAGCAGGGGTTTTTTGAGGCAGCCGACGGGGGCACCTTGTTCCTTGATGAAATCGGGGATATTGGCAAAGGGCTTCAACAAAGCCTTCTAAGAGCCCTTGAAAGTGGAGAAATACGACCGGTAGGATCATTTAAACGGAAGATTGTTCAGGTTCGAATTATCGCTGCCACTAATAGAAATCTTGAGGATATGGTCGAAAAAGGCTGCTTCAGAGAAGATTTGTACTATAGACTTAATGTTGTCACCATTAGTTTACCGCCATTGCGTGAACGCATTGAGGACATTGCGCTGTTGGCCTTTTATTTTTTGAAACGTTATGCTGCCCAGAACAACAAGCAGATTGATCAAATATCCTACGATGCCTTAAAATTAATGGAAAAATACAATTGGCCCGGAAATGTGAGAGAGTTAGAAAACATTATCGAAAGAGCCACTTTATTCGAAGAAAGCCCTGCGTTAACAGTAGAAAGCCTTCCCTGCATTTTCAGACACTCTGTTTCAAGAAACCCTCGCAGGAATATCAATTCATTGGATCAGATGAACAGAACGCATATTGAGGACGTGCTGGAATCCACCGGAGGTAATAAAACCGAGGCATCCAAAATTCTGGGTATCAATCGTTCTACGCTTTATCGGATTATGAAACGATTCAAAATTTAA
- a CDS encoding sensor histidine kinase, producing MLIALVPLVSFGFNGFSKGKQMIEEKAASYLTNQAKRNAEATKQFMIGRVNDIRLISNIWDISKTNFNDHIGQIANDQHRPYVDFFIMTQSGQLVFSTGEGKIDLKILEMAACDTRSWQGIKMSKIFSVTKDNDDIPVLMLSKRLSSETVTQGGQFLYCLVDFRAISVLLRDNNMEATGEVYLVNKEGLFLSTSRFGAKILETKISMKKQLPEGNLPAYQAIDYRGKSVLQARQNVDPFGWIVMADQDMVEILDSIKALEKKAFFYALITGGLVLVLAFFISTSIANMVKEKYQREKQMEFQAIQKEKLASMGLLTSGLAHELNTPLANALLYTQIALEEMEEQPFDKESISQHLLTAIDEIKHGSSVIKNLLYFSRHTQSDLQTVNCNDLLTKLMEITIPHCDAKNIHVEMTLMPEIPDVLADPSTLQSIVTNLVANAIEAMPAGGVLRLSTRYIPILKLVKIEVVDSGIGICREDMSNIFNPFYSTKKPGEGTGLGLFISYEMARKLGGDLKVVSSTRDDASKPGTNFTLELPTGD from the coding sequence ATGTTAATTGCATTGGTACCGCTGGTGTCTTTTGGGTTTAATGGGTTTTCCAAAGGCAAGCAAATGATTGAAGAGAAGGCGGCTTCCTATTTAACCAATCAGGCCAAAAGAAACGCTGAAGCTACTAAACAGTTCATGATAGGACGGGTGAATGATATTCGTCTGATCAGTAACATTTGGGATATTTCAAAAACAAATTTCAACGATCATATTGGTCAAATAGCCAATGATCAGCATAGACCCTATGTAGACTTTTTCATCATGACGCAATCTGGGCAACTCGTCTTCAGTACAGGAGAAGGAAAGATTGATTTAAAAATTCTGGAGATGGCCGCATGCGATACACGATCCTGGCAGGGAATCAAAATGTCCAAGATATTCAGCGTGACTAAAGACAATGATGATATCCCTGTATTGATGCTGTCAAAACGCCTATCATCGGAGACAGTCACACAAGGTGGGCAATTTTTATATTGCCTGGTCGATTTTAGAGCGATAAGTGTGTTGCTCAGAGACAATAATATGGAGGCTACCGGCGAAGTCTATTTGGTTAACAAAGAAGGATTGTTTTTATCTACATCCCGATTTGGCGCCAAAATCCTTGAAACCAAGATTTCAATGAAAAAACAATTGCCCGAAGGTAATTTGCCTGCATATCAGGCCATTGACTATCGGGGTAAATCTGTTCTGCAGGCCAGACAGAATGTCGATCCGTTTGGCTGGATCGTAATGGCAGATCAGGACATGGTAGAGATACTGGATAGTATCAAGGCGCTGGAGAAAAAAGCATTTTTTTATGCCCTCATAACCGGTGGGCTTGTTTTAGTGTTGGCTTTTTTTATATCAACGTCCATTGCAAATATGGTCAAGGAAAAATATCAGCGTGAAAAGCAAATGGAATTTCAGGCGATTCAGAAAGAAAAATTGGCATCTATGGGCCTTTTAACCTCCGGCCTTGCCCATGAATTGAACACGCCTTTGGCAAATGCGTTGCTTTATACGCAAATTGCCCTTGAAGAGATGGAAGAGCAACCTTTTGACAAGGAGAGCATATCTCAGCATTTGTTGACTGCAATTGATGAAATTAAGCATGGCAGCAGTGTCATAAAAAATCTTTTGTATTTCTCAAGACACACACAAAGTGACCTGCAAACAGTCAATTGCAATGATCTTCTGACAAAATTGATGGAAATCACTATTCCTCACTGTGACGCAAAAAACATTCATGTTGAAATGACTTTAATGCCTGAGATCCCCGATGTTCTGGCAGATCCCAGCACCCTGCAGTCCATCGTCACGAATCTTGTGGCAAACGCCATCGAGGCCATGCCTGCCGGCGGCGTTCTTAGATTGAGCACCCGCTATATTCCAATCTTGAAACTGGTAAAAATTGAGGTGGTAGATTCTGGTATCGGTATCTGCCGGGAGGATATGTCAAATATATTTAATCCGTTTTATTCAACCAAAAAGCCCGGGGAGGGAACGGGCTTGGGACTTTTTATCAGTTATGAAATGGCAAGGAAACTGGGCGGTGATTTAAAGGTGGTCAGTTCAACCCGGGACGATGCGAGCAAACCTGGGACAAATTTCACCCTTGAACTTCCAACTGGGGATTAG
- a CDS encoding CBS domain-containing protein, producing MTRKVVSVLEDASLLETAVQMRDHDISGMPVLNEQGAVTGVISEKDFLSRMTEKKDPSFMQVLIQCMDDSCCLARSLKTLKARDIMSSPPVTVHKSLKLLDVANLMDRKNINRVPVCEDHNILVGIIARSDLVQAMC from the coding sequence ATGACTCGAAAGGTTGTTTCCGTCCTTGAAGATGCCTCGCTTTTGGAGACCGCTGTCCAGATGCGGGATCACGATATTTCCGGTATGCCGGTGCTCAATGAACAGGGGGCTGTGACCGGCGTCATATCGGAAAAAGATTTTTTGTCCAGAATGACTGAGAAAAAAGACCCGTCGTTTATGCAGGTGCTGATTCAGTGTATGGATGACAGCTGTTGCCTTGCCCGGTCCCTTAAAACGCTGAAGGCCCGGGACATTATGTCTTCGCCGCCTGTTACTGTCCACAAGAGCCTAAAATTGCTGGACGTGGCCAACCTTATGGACCGAAAGAATATTAACCGGGTACCGGTGTGTGAGGACCACAACATTCTGGTAGGGATCATTGCGCGGTCAGACCTTGTCCAGGCCATGTGCTGA
- a CDS encoding PAS domain S-box protein yields MNNEFMDSLIEQNPDAMIFADTEGTIRVWNVAAERVFGFTKEDAIGSNLDIIVPQNLRKAHWRGYEQAMQRGETKYVGKSLPTKSLHADGSVIYVELGFSIVLDSAKNVIGALSSARDITTRYKKERENRKRLAELENAQR; encoded by the coding sequence ATGAACAACGAATTCATGGACAGTCTTATAGAACAAAATCCCGATGCAATGATATTTGCGGATACAGAAGGGACGATACGTGTATGGAATGTGGCGGCTGAGCGTGTTTTTGGATTTACCAAAGAAGACGCAATCGGATCAAACTTAGACATCATAGTTCCACAAAATTTACGAAAGGCCCATTGGCGCGGATATGAACAAGCGATGCAAAGGGGGGAAACCAAGTATGTTGGGAAGTCCTTGCCTACAAAATCTTTACATGCAGACGGGTCTGTCATTTACGTTGAACTCGGTTTTTCTATTGTTTTAGATTCCGCAAAGAATGTGATTGGGGCGCTGTCAAGCGCGAGAGACATTACCACGAGATATAAGAAAGAACGGGAGAATCGAAAGAGGTTGGCTGAGTTAGAGAATGCCCAGAGGTAA
- a CDS encoding FprA family A-type flavoprotein: protein MKARKIKEDVYWMGSVDWDSRLFDALIPLPDGTSYNAYLIKGSEKTALIDTVDPPMAKELMAQLEGVKNIDYIISSHAEQDHSGTIMQVLEKYPNAKLISTPKAKELLKDLLNIPENFFVSIEDGETLSLGDKTLKFIFTPWVHWPETMVTFLEEDKILFSCDFFGSHIASSDLFVTDQGRVYEAAKRYFAEIMMPFRSIIKKNMEKLAPYDIKMIAPGHGQIFRDAGFILDAYKKWTEGAPRNTVVIPYVSMHESTRLMVEHLVGALVDKGVRVEQFNLAVTDIGKLAMALVDAATIVVGTPTILAGPHPYAAYAAFLANALRPNTKFLSVVGSYGWGGKTVDTLAGMIPNLKVEVIDPVLCKGVPTASVFNALDDLAGAIAQKHKENGYT from the coding sequence ATGAAAGCACGAAAGATAAAAGAAGACGTTTACTGGATGGGGTCAGTGGATTGGGACAGTCGGCTGTTTGACGCCCTTATTCCCCTTCCGGATGGGACCAGCTACAACGCCTATCTTATTAAAGGCAGTGAGAAAACAGCATTGATTGACACGGTTGATCCCCCCATGGCCAAAGAATTGATGGCCCAGTTAGAAGGGGTCAAAAATATCGATTACATCATCTCAAGCCACGCGGAACAGGACCATTCAGGAACGATCATGCAGGTCCTTGAAAAATATCCCAATGCTAAACTCATATCCACGCCCAAGGCCAAGGAGCTTCTCAAGGATCTTCTGAATATTCCGGAAAATTTTTTCGTTTCCATAGAAGACGGGGAGACACTCTCTTTGGGGGATAAAACCCTGAAGTTTATTTTTACCCCCTGGGTTCACTGGCCTGAAACCATGGTAACCTTTCTGGAAGAGGACAAAATTCTGTTCAGTTGCGATTTCTTCGGTTCCCATATTGCCTCAAGCGACCTGTTTGTTACGGATCAGGGCCGGGTGTATGAGGCGGCCAAACGGTATTTTGCCGAAATCATGATGCCCTTTAGAAGCATCATTAAAAAAAATATGGAAAAGCTGGCCCCCTATGACATTAAAATGATCGCCCCGGGCCACGGCCAGATATTTCGCGATGCCGGTTTTATTCTTGATGCATATAAAAAGTGGACCGAGGGTGCCCCCAGAAACACCGTTGTTATCCCCTATGTATCCATGCACGAAAGTACAAGACTCATGGTGGAGCACCTTGTGGGTGCCCTGGTGGACAAGGGGGTCAGGGTGGAACAGTTTAACCTGGCTGTCACTGATATCGGAAAACTGGCCATGGCCCTGGTAGATGCCGCTACCATTGTTGTGGGAACCCCTACCATCCTGGCCGGCCCCCATCCTTATGCCGCCTATGCCGCTTTTCTGGCCAACGCCCTGCGGCCCAACACAAAATTCCTCTCTGTGGTGGGCTCCTATGGCTGGGGTGGCAAGACTGTGGATACCCTTGCCGGGATGATTCCCAACCTTAAGGTGGAGGTGATTGACCCGGTTCTCTGCAAAGGCGTCCCAACCGCAAGTGTATTCAATGCTCTGGATGATCTGGCAGGTGCCATCGCCCAAAAACACAAAGAAAACGGCTATACATAA
- a CDS encoding biotin--[acetyl-CoA-carboxylase] ligase, translating into MKVNQILPDKRQMILKVLYQSDGEPVSGVKISEAVGISRVAVWKHIKALKQAGVDIKALPTGYKLQDAGNLLYPFCFPTHLQKKVFHFPELDSTMDQAREMAREDVRHASCVIAEVQTASRGRLNRQWISDRGGLWFTLILKPDLPPPLAWTVNFAASACMSEVLTDLFDLDVRVKWPNDLLLKGRKLSGMLSEMETRADMVNLLFLGIGLNVNNEPESDQYQAISLKTALGKSVSRKQILTRFLDLFESRIADIDPPRIINQWKARTATIGTEVRVQTHDRVYEGKALDVDDTGALIVEGRDGVTRKIIYGDCFHS; encoded by the coding sequence ATGAAAGTTAACCAAATATTGCCGGATAAAAGGCAAATGATTCTTAAGGTTTTGTACCAGTCGGATGGTGAACCTGTTTCCGGGGTCAAAATCAGTGAAGCTGTCGGAATTTCCCGGGTAGCGGTCTGGAAACACATTAAGGCCCTGAAACAGGCCGGCGTGGATATTAAAGCCCTGCCAACGGGGTATAAGCTTCAGGACGCCGGCAACCTGCTCTACCCTTTTTGTTTCCCAACGCACCTTCAAAAAAAAGTTTTTCACTTCCCGGAACTTGATTCTACCATGGACCAGGCCCGGGAGATGGCCCGGGAAGACGTCCGGCATGCCAGTTGCGTTATTGCCGAAGTTCAGACAGCTTCCAGGGGCCGACTGAACAGGCAATGGATCTCTGACCGGGGCGGGCTTTGGTTTACCCTGATCCTTAAACCGGATTTGCCGCCCCCCCTGGCCTGGACTGTGAACTTTGCCGCGTCTGCCTGCATGTCCGAAGTACTGACCGATTTATTTGATCTGGATGTCCGGGTCAAATGGCCCAATGACCTGCTTCTCAAGGGCCGTAAGCTGTCCGGGATGCTGTCGGAAATGGAAACCCGGGCTGATATGGTTAATCTCCTGTTTCTGGGTATTGGCCTTAATGTGAACAATGAACCGGAATCAGATCAATATCAGGCCATTTCCCTGAAAACAGCCCTGGGAAAATCTGTTTCCAGAAAACAGATCCTGACCCGGTTTCTGGATCTGTTTGAATCCCGGATTGCTGACATTGATCCGCCCCGGATCATCAACCAGTGGAAGGCTCGAACCGCCACCATCGGCACCGAAGTCAGGGTTCAAACCCATGACCGGGTATATGAAGGCAAGGCCCTGGATGTGGATGACACCGGAGCCCTGATTGTTGAAGGCCGGGACGGCGTCACCCGGAAAATTATTTATGGCGATTGTTTTCATTCCTGA
- a CDS encoding biotin transporter BioY: MDVSIKPIVYSALFIALISIGALIAIPVGPVPIVLQNMFVLLAGLILPPAWAAGCVAVYLLMGFAGLPVFAGGTSGIGKVFGPTGGYLLSYLPAAFLTSVISGRTEKSLVRDCGASIVGMVVMYMFGVPWLKWVLAVSWNKALAAGMYPFLPGAVLKVVAAVIIARKLRPLIRL; the protein is encoded by the coding sequence ATGGATGTTTCTATAAAACCGATTGTGTATTCAGCCCTTTTTATCGCCCTGATCAGCATTGGTGCACTGATTGCCATACCAGTGGGACCTGTTCCCATTGTACTCCAAAACATGTTTGTGCTTCTGGCGGGTTTGATCCTGCCGCCGGCCTGGGCTGCCGGGTGCGTGGCGGTTTATCTGCTCATGGGATTTGCCGGACTGCCGGTATTTGCCGGCGGCACCTCGGGTATTGGAAAAGTGTTCGGACCCACCGGCGGGTATCTCCTGTCTTATCTGCCTGCCGCGTTCCTTACCTCTGTAATATCCGGCAGAACTGAAAAAAGTCTGGTCCGGGATTGTGGGGCCTCAATTGTGGGAATGGTGGTGATGTATATGTTCGGGGTCCCCTGGTTGAAATGGGTGTTGGCTGTGTCCTGGAACAAGGCCCTGGCTGCCGGCATGTATCCCTTTCTTCCCGGTGCTGTGCTTAAAGTGGTTGCAGCGGTAATCATCGCCCGCAAACTTCGTCCTCTGATCCGGCTTTAA
- a CDS encoding ABC transporter ATP-binding protein — MDRVLLQTDHLTHAFGSGDTGIFDICLTVYRDDFIVLAGKNGCGKTTLIRHFNGLLMPDSGRVLLNGQDIQKNLTLTRRKIGMVFQDPDTQIIADTVFDETAFGPENLNMDREEINDRVANALNLLGLDHLRERNPATLSGGEKRRLAIAGILVMEPDLIVFDEPFANLDYPSVRSLVRLCRTLHQSGHAIVMTTHDVAPVITLATKMVVMDKGRIKEEGDPILLAPCLESYGVKNPFTPMAEAWTL, encoded by the coding sequence ATGGATAGAGTGTTACTGCAAACAGACCATTTGACCCATGCTTTCGGTTCGGGGGACACAGGCATATTTGACATTTGTCTGACCGTGTACCGGGATGATTTTATTGTGCTTGCCGGAAAAAATGGATGCGGGAAAACCACCTTGATCCGCCATTTCAACGGTCTGTTGATGCCGGATAGCGGCCGGGTTCTGCTCAACGGTCAGGATATTCAAAAAAATCTGACCTTAACACGCAGAAAAATCGGCATGGTGTTCCAGGACCCGGATACCCAGATCATCGCAGATACCGTGTTTGATGAAACCGCCTTTGGCCCGGAAAATTTAAACATGGACCGGGAAGAGATTAATGACAGGGTCGCTAACGCCCTTAACCTGCTCGGCCTGGACCATTTACGGGAGAGAAACCCTGCCACCCTTTCCGGCGGGGAAAAACGGCGACTGGCCATTGCCGGCATCCTGGTCATGGAACCGGACCTTATTGTCTTTGACGAACCCTTTGCCAATCTGGATTATCCATCTGTTCGATCCCTGGTCAGACTGTGCCGAACGCTGCACCAGTCCGGACATGCCATTGTCATGACCACCCATGATGTGGCCCCGGTGATCACGCTTGCCACCAAAATGGTGGTCATGGACAAAGGACGGATCAAGGAAGAAGGCGATCCGATCTTGCTTGCCCCCTGCCTTGAATCATATGGTGTGAAAAATCCGTTTACCCCCATGGCAGAGGCGTGGACTCTGTGA